A window of Perognathus longimembris pacificus isolate PPM17 chromosome 6, ASM2315922v1, whole genome shotgun sequence contains these coding sequences:
- the Trim39 gene encoding E3 ubiquitin-protein ligase TRIM39 isoform X3 produces MAETSLLEAGASAASTAAALENLQVEASCSVCLEYLKEPVIIECGHNFCKACITRWWEDLERDFPCPVCRKTSRYRSLRPNRQLGSMVEIAKQLQAVKRKIRDESLCPQHHEALSLFCYEDQEAVCLICAISHTHRAHTVVPLDDATQEYKEKLQKCLEPLEYKLQEITRCKSSEEKKPGELKRLVESRRQQILKEFEELHRRLDEEQQILLSRLEEEEQDILQQLRENAAHLGDKRRALAHLAAEVEDKCLQSGFEMLKDVKSTLEKCEKVKTMAVTSVSIELKKNFSHFPRQYFALRKILKQLIADVTLDPETAHPNLVLSEDRKSVKFVETRLRDLPDTPQRFTFYPCVLATEGFTSGRHYWEVEAAHCVLAQDPENQALARFYCHTEKTIAKRLVLRRDPSVKRTVCRGCSSLLIPGLTCTQRQRRRRGQRWTVQTCLTCWRSQRFLNDPNHLLWGDRPEAQLGNQPDSKAPQPLPNTSPLPKEKTQPEAAAATGDGVTSPST; encoded by the exons ATGGCAGAGACAAGTCTGTTAGAGGCTGGGGCCTCTGCAGCCTCCACAGCTGCTGCACTGGAGAACCTACAGGTGGAGGCGAGCTGCTCTGTGTGCCTGGAGTATCTGAAGGAGCCTGTCATCATCGAGTGTGGGCATAACTTCTGTAAAGCTTGTATTACCCGCTGGTGGGAGGACCTAGAAAGGGACTTCCCTTGTCCTGTATGTCGGAAGACATCTCGCTACCGCAGTCTCCGGCCCAATCGGCAGCTAGGCAGTATGGTAGAAATTGCCAAGCAGCTCCAGGCTGTGAAGCGGAAGATCCGAGATGAGAGCCTCTGCCCGCAGCATCATGAAGCCCTCAGCCTCTTCTGCTATGAAGACCAGGAAGCTGTATGTTTGATATGTGCCATTTCCCACACCCACCGGGCCCACACCGTTGTTCCACTGGATGATGCAACACAGGAGTACAAG GAAAAACTGCAGAAGTGCCTGGAGCCCCTGGAATACAAGCTGCAGGAAATCACCCGCTGCAAATCCtctgaggaaaagaagccaggggagctCAAG AGACTAGTGGAGAGTCGCCGGCAGCAAATCTTGAAGGAATTTGAAGAGCTTCATAGGCGCCTGGATGAAGAACAGCAGATTCTGCTTTCACGAttggaagaggaggaacaggacaTCCTACAACAACTGCGGGAAAATGCTGCCCATCTGGGGGACAAGCGCCGGGCCCTGGCCCACCTGGCTGCTGAGGTGGAGGACAAGTGCTTACAGTCTGGCTTCGAGATGCTGAAG GATGTCAAAAGTACCCTGGAAAA ATGTGAGAAGGTTAAAACTATGGCAGTGACTTCGGTATCCATAGAGTTGAAAAAGAACTTCAGCCATTTTCCCCGACAGTACTTTGCCCTGAGGAAAATCCTTAAACAGCTAATTG CGGATGTGACCTTGGACCCTGAGACCGCTCATCCTAACCTCGTCCTGTCAGAAGATCGCAAGAGTGTCAAGTTCGTAGAGACTAGACTCCGAGATCTCCCTGACACGCCCCAGCGTTTTACCTTCTACCCTTGCGTCTTGGCTACTGAAGGTTTCACCTCAGGTCGACATTACTGGGAGGTGGAA GCCGCGCACTGTGTCCTAGCGCAGGACCCCGAGAACCAGGCTCTAGCGAGGTTTTACTGCCACACGGAGAAGACCATCGCCAAGAGGCTCGTCCTGCGGAG GGACCCCTCGGTGAAAAGGACCGTGTGTCGCGGCTGCTCCTCGCTCCTCATCCCGGGTCTCACCTGTACTCAGCGCCAGAGAC GCCGCAGGGGACAGCGTTGGACAGTACAGACTTGCCTAACATGCTGGCGCAGCCAGCGCTTCCTCAATGACCCCAATCATCTGCTCTGGGGGGACCGGCCTGAGGCCCAGCTAGGGAACCAGCCAG ATTCCAAAGCACCACAGCCCCTGCCAAACACATCCCCCCTTCCTAAAGAGAAAACACAGCCTGAGGCTGCTGCAGCCACTGGGGATGGAGTTACCTCTCCTTCCACATAA
- the Trim39 gene encoding E3 ubiquitin-protein ligase TRIM39 isoform X2: MAGPVKDREAFQRLSFLYQAAHCVLAQDPENQALARFYCHTEKTIAKRLVLRRDPSVKRTVCRGCSSLLIPGLTCTQRQRRRRGQRWTVQTCLTCWRSQRFLNDPNHLLWGDRPEAQLGNQPDSKAPQPLPNTSPLPKEKTQPEAAAATGDGVTSPST; this comes from the exons ATGGCGGGGCCGGTGAAGGACCGTGAGGCCTTCCAGAGGCTCAGCTTCTTGTACCAG GCCGCGCACTGTGTCCTAGCGCAGGACCCCGAGAACCAGGCTCTAGCGAGGTTTTACTGCCACACGGAGAAGACCATCGCCAAGAGGCTCGTCCTGCGGAG GGACCCCTCGGTGAAAAGGACCGTGTGTCGCGGCTGCTCCTCGCTCCTCATCCCGGGTCTCACCTGTACTCAGCGCCAGAGAC GCCGCAGGGGACAGCGTTGGACAGTACAGACTTGCCTAACATGCTGGCGCAGCCAGCGCTTCCTCAATGACCCCAATCATCTGCTCTGGGGGGACCGGCCTGAGGCCCAGCTAGGGAACCAGCCAG ATTCCAAAGCACCACAGCCCCTGCCAAACACATCCCCCCTTCCTAAAGAGAAAACACAGCCTGAGGCTGCTGCAGCCACTGGGGATGGAGTTACCTCTCCTTCCACATAA
- the Trim39 gene encoding E3 ubiquitin-protein ligase TRIM39 isoform X1 — MAETSLLEAGASAASTAAALENLQVEASCSVCLEYLKEPVIIECGHNFCKACITRWWEDLERDFPCPVCRKTSRYRSLRPNRQLGSMVEIAKQLQAVKRKIRDESLCPQHHEALSLFCYEDQEAVCLICAISHTHRAHTVVPLDDATQEYKEKLQKCLEPLEYKLQEITRCKSSEEKKPGELKRLVESRRQQILKEFEELHRRLDEEQQILLSRLEEEEQDILQQLRENAAHLGDKRRALAHLAAEVEDKCLQSGFEMLKDVKSTLEKCEKVKTMAVTSVSIELKKNFSHFPRQYFALRKILKQLIADVTLDPETAHPNLVLSEDRKSVKFVETRLRDLPDTPQRFTFYPCVLATEGFTSGRHYWEVEVGDKTHWAVGVCRDSVSRKGELTPLPETGYWRVRLWNGDKYAATTTPFTPLHIKVKPKRVGIFLDYEAGTLSFYNVTDRSHIYTFTDTFTEKLWPLFYPGIRAGRKNAAPLTIRPPTDWE, encoded by the exons ATGGCAGAGACAAGTCTGTTAGAGGCTGGGGCCTCTGCAGCCTCCACAGCTGCTGCACTGGAGAACCTACAGGTGGAGGCGAGCTGCTCTGTGTGCCTGGAGTATCTGAAGGAGCCTGTCATCATCGAGTGTGGGCATAACTTCTGTAAAGCTTGTATTACCCGCTGGTGGGAGGACCTAGAAAGGGACTTCCCTTGTCCTGTATGTCGGAAGACATCTCGCTACCGCAGTCTCCGGCCCAATCGGCAGCTAGGCAGTATGGTAGAAATTGCCAAGCAGCTCCAGGCTGTGAAGCGGAAGATCCGAGATGAGAGCCTCTGCCCGCAGCATCATGAAGCCCTCAGCCTCTTCTGCTATGAAGACCAGGAAGCTGTATGTTTGATATGTGCCATTTCCCACACCCACCGGGCCCACACCGTTGTTCCACTGGATGATGCAACACAGGAGTACAAG GAAAAACTGCAGAAGTGCCTGGAGCCCCTGGAATACAAGCTGCAGGAAATCACCCGCTGCAAATCCtctgaggaaaagaagccaggggagctCAAG AGACTAGTGGAGAGTCGCCGGCAGCAAATCTTGAAGGAATTTGAAGAGCTTCATAGGCGCCTGGATGAAGAACAGCAGATTCTGCTTTCACGAttggaagaggaggaacaggacaTCCTACAACAACTGCGGGAAAATGCTGCCCATCTGGGGGACAAGCGCCGGGCCCTGGCCCACCTGGCTGCTGAGGTGGAGGACAAGTGCTTACAGTCTGGCTTCGAGATGCTGAAG GATGTCAAAAGTACCCTGGAAAA ATGTGAGAAGGTTAAAACTATGGCAGTGACTTCGGTATCCATAGAGTTGAAAAAGAACTTCAGCCATTTTCCCCGACAGTACTTTGCCCTGAGGAAAATCCTTAAACAGCTAATTG CGGATGTGACCTTGGACCCTGAGACCGCTCATCCTAACCTCGTCCTGTCAGAAGATCGCAAGAGTGTCAAGTTCGTAGAGACTAGACTCCGAGATCTCCCTGACACGCCCCAGCGTTTTACCTTCTACCCTTGCGTCTTGGCTACTGAAGGTTTCACCTCAGGTCGACATTACTGGGAGGTGGAAGTGGGCGACAAGACCCACTGGGCAGTGGGTGTGTGCCGGGACTCCGTGAGCCGAAAGGGCGAGCTGACTCCACTCCCTGAGACTGGCTACTGGCGGGTACGGCTGTGGAATGGGGACAAGTATGCAGCCACCACCACACCTTTCACCCCTTTGCACATCAAAGTGAAGCCCAAGAGAGTGGGCATATTCCTAGACTATGAGGCTGGCACACTGTCTTTTTACAACGTCACAGACCGCTCTCATATCTATACCTTCACTGATACTTTTACAGAGAAACTTTGGCCCCTCTTCTATCCAGGCATCCGGGCTGGTCGGAAGAATGCTGCACCACTTACCATCCGGCCCCCAACAGATTGGGAGTGA